A DNA window from Hydrogenophaga taeniospiralis contains the following coding sequences:
- the glcF gene encoding glycolate oxidase subunit GlcF produces the protein MQTNLSPEYQQRADGRAAEAILRKCVHCGFCTATCPTYQLLGDELDGPRGRIYLMKQVLEGAEPTRKTQLHLDRCLTCRNCESTCPSGVDYGHLIDIGRKIVDEKVPRPAGETAVRWLLKEGLTSPAFGPAMKLGQLVRELLPASLKNKVPAKQNAGRWPTQTHARKVLMLAGCVQPAMMPNINTATARVLDAAGIQTVIAPEAGCCGAVKFHLNDQDGGRAQMRANIDAWWPHIQAGEGAGAPAGVEAIVMNASGCGVTVKEYGHILADDPAYADKAARISALTKDLSELLPALVPVLRPKLARQPDADQLIAFHPPCTLQHGQRLKGGVEQHLAALGFTVQVAKNEAHLCCGSAGTYSVLNPTLSHQLRDRKLGHLGELRPAVIASANIGCITHLQSGTATPVRHWVELLDDALA, from the coding sequence ATGCAAACCAACCTCTCCCCCGAATACCAGCAGCGCGCCGATGGCCGCGCGGCCGAGGCCATCCTGCGCAAGTGTGTGCACTGCGGTTTCTGCACCGCCACCTGCCCCACGTACCAGTTGCTCGGCGACGAGCTGGACGGGCCGCGTGGGCGCATCTACCTGATGAAGCAGGTGCTTGAAGGCGCAGAGCCCACGCGCAAGACGCAGCTGCACCTGGACCGCTGCCTCACCTGTCGCAACTGCGAAAGCACCTGCCCGAGTGGCGTGGACTACGGCCACCTGATCGACATCGGCCGCAAGATCGTGGACGAAAAGGTGCCGCGCCCGGCGGGCGAGACGGCGGTGCGCTGGCTGCTCAAGGAGGGGCTGACCTCGCCGGCCTTTGGCCCCGCGATGAAGCTCGGCCAGCTGGTGCGCGAACTGCTGCCGGCCTCGCTGAAGAACAAGGTGCCGGCGAAGCAGAACGCCGGGCGCTGGCCGACGCAGACGCATGCGCGCAAGGTGCTGATGCTCGCGGGCTGCGTGCAGCCGGCGATGATGCCCAACATCAACACGGCGACCGCGCGCGTGCTCGACGCCGCCGGCATCCAGACCGTGATCGCGCCCGAGGCGGGTTGCTGCGGCGCGGTGAAGTTCCATTTGAACGACCAGGACGGCGGACGGGCCCAGATGCGCGCCAACATCGACGCCTGGTGGCCGCACATCCAGGCCGGCGAAGGGGCGGGCGCCCCCGCCGGGGTCGAGGCCATCGTCATGAACGCCTCGGGCTGCGGTGTCACGGTCAAGGAGTACGGCCACATCCTGGCCGACGACCCGGCCTACGCGGACAAGGCCGCGCGCATCAGCGCGCTCACGAAAGACCTGAGCGAACTGCTGCCCGCGCTGGTGCCGGTGCTGCGGCCTAAGCTGGCGCGACAACCCGACGCGGACCAGCTGATCGCATTCCACCCGCCCTGCACACTGCAACACGGCCAGCGGTTGAAGGGCGGTGTCGAGCAGCACCTGGCCGCGTTGGGCTTCACGGTGCAGGTGGCGAAGAACGAGGCCCACCTGTGCTGCGGCTCGGCCGGCACGTATTCGGTGCTCAACCCCACGCTGTCCCACCAGCTGCGCGACCGCAAGCTCGGCCACCTCGGCGAGCTGCGGCCGGCGGTGATCGCCAGCGCCAACATCGGCTGCATCACCCACCTGCAGAGCGGCACGGCCACGCCGGTGCGGCACTGGGTCGAGCTGCTGGATGACGCGCTGGCCTGA
- a CDS encoding CidA/LrgA family protein has product MIPALATLLVFQLLGEVLVRALAAPVPGPVVGMALLLLALVARPALLTGLKPTAQTLLQHLSLLFVPAGVGVMLHLQRLGDEALAIGVALVLSTLVGLASAALTMAWLMKRSAPPPPPRPPAGPHPEQAP; this is encoded by the coding sequence ATGATCCCCGCGCTCGCCACCCTGCTCGTGTTCCAGTTGCTGGGCGAGGTGCTGGTGCGCGCGCTGGCGGCGCCCGTGCCGGGCCCGGTGGTGGGCATGGCGCTGCTGCTGCTTGCGCTGGTGGCGCGGCCTGCGTTGCTCACCGGCCTGAAGCCCACCGCGCAGACCCTGCTGCAACACCTCTCGCTGCTGTTCGTGCCCGCGGGCGTGGGCGTCATGCTGCACCTGCAGCGCCTGGGCGACGAGGCGCTGGCCATCGGTGTGGCGCTGGTGCTCAGCACGCTCGTGGGCCTGGCCAGCGCGGCGCTCACCATGGCCTGGCTGATGAAGCGCAGCGCGCCGCCACCGCCGCCGCGCCCGCCCGCAGGTCCCCACCCGGAGCAGGCGCCATGA
- a CDS encoding roadblock/LC7 domain-containing protein yields the protein MPDIQDILDQITECPGNAGAVLATADGLLMASSGALHGDVAAATAASLVLAGKEALSVLGKRPWAEQLIWSDTQVWYQTQLHGTHVLLLVCDDHGHAGALRWTARRMVQQLEPSLLQL from the coding sequence ATGCCCGATATCCAGGACATCCTCGACCAGATCACCGAGTGCCCCGGCAACGCCGGCGCGGTGCTGGCCACCGCCGACGGCCTGCTCATGGCGTCGTCGGGCGCGCTGCACGGCGACGTGGCCGCGGCCACCGCCGCCAGCCTGGTGCTGGCGGGGAAAGAAGCCTTGTCGGTGCTGGGCAAGCGCCCCTGGGCCGAGCAGCTGATCTGGTCCGACACCCAGGTCTGGTACCAGACCCAGCTGCACGGCACCCACGTGCTGCTGCTGGTGTGCGACGACCACGGCCACGCGGGTGCGCTGCGCTGGACCGCGCGCCGCATGGTGCAGCAGCTCGAACCCAGCCTGCTTCAGCTGTGA
- a CDS encoding EVE domain-containing protein translates to MSPHEHQPRHWIAVASAEHALRGRDHAPVGFMQVCHGKCAPLKRLRAGDVVAYYAPAQTMDGKDRLQSFVSIGVVQVGEPYAFDMGGGFVPHRRDVRYVSAQPAPIAPLLDEFEFVEDRQRWGHKFRFGLFEVCSDDMRRIARAMRADLAPLGLAQAERL, encoded by the coding sequence ATGAGTCCTCATGAGCACCAGCCCCGCCACTGGATCGCGGTCGCCAGCGCCGAACACGCGCTGCGCGGGCGCGACCACGCACCCGTGGGGTTCATGCAGGTCTGCCACGGAAAATGCGCGCCGCTCAAGCGGCTGCGCGCCGGCGATGTGGTGGCCTACTACGCACCCGCCCAGACCATGGACGGCAAAGACCGGCTGCAGAGTTTCGTGAGCATCGGTGTGGTGCAGGTGGGTGAGCCCTACGCGTTCGACATGGGCGGCGGCTTCGTGCCGCACCGCCGCGATGTGCGCTACGTGAGCGCGCAGCCCGCACCCATCGCGCCCTTGCTCGACGAATTCGAATTCGTCGAGGACCGGCAGCGCTGGGGCCACAAGTTCCGCTTCGGCCTGTTCGAGGTGTGTTCGGACGACATGCGGCGAATCGCTCGGGCCATGCGCGCGGATCTGGCGCCCCTGGGCCTGGCACAGGCTGAGAGGCTGTGA
- a CDS encoding helix-turn-helix transcriptional regulator translates to MRRADRLFALVQLIRGRRLSTAAWLAQRLEVSPRTVYRDVADLQVQGVPIEGEAGVGYRFGRGFDLPPLMFTADEARALAVATRIAQQWLDPALALAAGDAMSRVLSVLPGVVRTEVEKMPLLVPPLGLKPAVARALQVLREAAQTRTVLELDYLDVNGQPSTRAVRPLGCFFWGKVWTLAAWCETRQAFRSFRADRIQGVRALPRRFVDEPGKTLADLLRQVQAENGREGKGCPL, encoded by the coding sequence ATGCGGCGTGCCGACCGCCTCTTTGCCCTGGTGCAGCTGATCCGCGGCCGGCGTCTGTCCACCGCCGCCTGGCTGGCGCAGCGGCTGGAGGTGTCGCCGCGCACGGTGTACCGCGACGTGGCCGACCTGCAGGTGCAGGGCGTGCCCATCGAGGGCGAGGCCGGCGTGGGCTACCGCTTCGGGCGCGGCTTCGATCTGCCGCCGCTCATGTTCACGGCCGACGAGGCCCGCGCGCTGGCCGTGGCCACGCGCATCGCCCAGCAGTGGCTGGACCCGGCGCTGGCGCTGGCCGCGGGCGACGCCATGTCGCGCGTGTTGTCGGTGCTGCCCGGGGTGGTGCGCACCGAGGTGGAGAAGATGCCGCTGCTGGTGCCGCCGCTGGGGCTCAAGCCCGCTGTGGCCCGGGCGCTGCAGGTGCTGCGCGAGGCCGCGCAGACGCGCACGGTGCTCGAACTCGACTACCTCGACGTGAACGGGCAGCCCAGCACCCGCGCCGTGCGGCCGCTGGGCTGTTTCTTCTGGGGCAAGGTGTGGACGCTGGCGGCCTGGTGCGAAACCCGGCAGGCCTTTCGCAGCTTCCGGGCCGACCGCATCCAGGGCGTGCGCGCGCTGCCGCGCCGTTTTGTGGACGAGCCGGGCAAGACGCTGGCCGACCTGCTGCGGCAGGTGCAGGCCGAGAACGGGCGAGAGGGCAAGGGCTGCCCGCTGTAG
- a CDS encoding DUF3597 domain-containing protein: MGFFSNILEKLGMKEAAAAPVITPPPAAAAPTPAAAPAPVAAAPAEPVVNPIAMVDVVALLTEKAAHHPEKLNWKTSIVDLLKLLGLDSSLAARKELAKELYCPDDKMADSTQMNMWLHKNVLGHIAANGGNIPKELL; encoded by the coding sequence ATGGGTTTCTTCAGCAACATCCTGGAAAAGCTGGGCATGAAAGAGGCGGCCGCAGCGCCCGTCATCACACCGCCTCCCGCCGCCGCCGCGCCGACGCCCGCCGCAGCCCCCGCCCCGGTGGCGGCCGCCCCGGCCGAGCCCGTGGTCAATCCCATCGCCATGGTGGACGTGGTCGCCCTGCTGACGGAGAAGGCCGCCCACCACCCGGAAAAGCTCAACTGGAAAACCTCCATCGTCGACCTGCTCAAGCTGCTGGGCCTGGACAGCAGCCTGGCCGCCCGCAAGGAGCTGGCCAAGGAGCTCTACTGCCCCGACGACAAGATGGCCGACTCGACCCAGATGAACATGTGGCTGCACAAGAACGTGCTGGGCCACATCGCGGCCAACGGCGGCAACATCCCCAAAGAGCTGCTCTGA
- a CDS encoding LrgB family protein → MNEGLPLASAAAGRLADVWVYLSATPLLGLTVTLLVYQGAFLLYRRSGFHPLANPVATSVIVLGALLWATSTPYATYFEGAQFVHFLLGPATVALAVPLFEQLARVKRLWLPMAGALVVGTLCATVTAVGVGWALGASRATIASLAPKSVTAPVAMGISEKIGGLPTLTAVLVVCTGVLGAASARYVLDALRIQDPSVRGFALGAAAHGIGTARAFLVSEETGAFAGLAMGLTALFSAAALPLVAGWLLRWI, encoded by the coding sequence ATGAACGAAGGCCTGCCGCTGGCCAGCGCCGCCGCGGGGCGGCTGGCCGATGTCTGGGTGTACCTCTCGGCCACACCGCTGCTGGGGCTCACGGTCACGCTGCTGGTGTACCAGGGCGCGTTCCTGCTGTACCGGCGCAGCGGTTTTCATCCGCTGGCCAACCCGGTGGCCACGTCGGTGATCGTGCTGGGCGCCCTGCTGTGGGCCACGTCCACGCCTTACGCCACCTACTTCGAGGGCGCGCAGTTCGTGCACTTCCTGCTCGGGCCGGCCACCGTGGCGCTGGCCGTGCCGCTGTTTGAACAGCTCGCGCGCGTGAAGCGCCTGTGGCTGCCCATGGCGGGGGCGCTGGTGGTGGGCACGCTCTGCGCCACCGTCACGGCCGTTGGCGTGGGCTGGGCCCTGGGCGCGTCCAGGGCCACCATCGCCTCGCTCGCGCCCAAGTCGGTCACGGCGCCGGTGGCCATGGGCATCTCGGAAAAGATCGGTGGCCTGCCCACGCTGACGGCCGTGCTGGTGGTGTGCACCGGCGTGCTCGGCGCGGCCAGCGCGCGCTACGTGCTGGACGCGCTGCGCATCCAGGACCCCTCGGTGCGGGGCTTCGCGCTGGGCGCCGCGGCGCACGGCATCGGCACCGCGCGGGCCTTTCTGGTGAGCGAAGAGACGGGCGCCTTCGCCGGCCTGGCCATGGGCCTCACGGCGCTGTTCAGCGCGGCGGCGCTGCCGCTGGTGGCAGGCTGGTTGCTGCGCTGGATCTGA
- a CDS encoding DUF6151 family protein has product MPPAVHPLRCRCGALQGHVELNGRSNRMVCYCQDCQAFARFLGPADQVLDAQGGSDVVQLAPHRIKITQGAAQLAVMRLSDQGMLRWYAACCRTPVGNTLTSRNMPFTGLLAQCLDSAPLEPAFGPVRASANTASATGEPKPRAFGMAGALLCILGLVLHSRLSGRYKDTPFFTASGAPVAEPRVLSAEERARLRPTPGQG; this is encoded by the coding sequence ATGCCCCCTGCCGTCCATCCCCTGCGTTGCCGTTGCGGCGCGCTGCAAGGCCACGTCGAACTGAACGGTCGCAGCAACCGCATGGTCTGCTATTGCCAGGACTGCCAGGCCTTTGCGCGGTTTCTGGGGCCGGCCGACCAGGTGCTCGACGCGCAAGGCGGTTCGGACGTGGTGCAGCTCGCGCCGCACCGCATCAAGATCACCCAGGGCGCGGCGCAGCTGGCGGTGATGCGCCTGTCCGACCAGGGCATGTTGCGCTGGTACGCCGCCTGTTGCCGCACTCCCGTGGGCAACACTCTGACGAGCCGCAACATGCCCTTCACCGGCCTGCTGGCGCAGTGCCTGGACAGCGCGCCGCTGGAGCCCGCGTTCGGCCCGGTGCGGGCGAGCGCCAACACCGCGAGCGCGACCGGCGAGCCCAAGCCCCGGGCGTTCGGCATGGCCGGTGCGCTGTTGTGCATCCTGGGCCTGGTGTTGCACAGCCGCCTTTCGGGCCGCTACAAGGACACCCCGTTCTTCACCGCCTCCGGGGCGCCGGTGGCCGAGCCCAGGGTGCTCTCCGCCGAAGAGCGCGCGCGCCTGCGGCCCACGCCGGGCCAGGGCTGA
- a CDS encoding VOC family protein, translating into MAHALNWFEIPVADMDRALRFYASLTGRALRREAFGGPGEELGVFEVAGEQDVKGALMKHPDFKPAASGTLVYLNAAPSLDAWLARVPAAGGSIAQPKVTLPDGMGVFAHIIDSEGNRVGLHAMA; encoded by the coding sequence ATGGCACACGCCCTGAACTGGTTTGAAATTCCCGTCGCCGACATGGACCGCGCCCTGCGCTTTTACGCCTCGCTCACCGGCCGCGCGCTGCGCCGCGAGGCCTTCGGCGGGCCGGGCGAGGAGCTGGGTGTCTTTGAAGTGGCTGGCGAACAGGACGTCAAAGGCGCCCTGATGAAACACCCCGACTTCAAACCCGCCGCCAGCGGCACCCTGGTGTACCTGAACGCCGCACCCTCGCTCGACGCCTGGCTGGCGCGGGTGCCTGCCGCCGGCGGCAGCATCGCCCAGCCCAAGGTAACGCTGCCCGACGGCATGGGGGTCTTCGCCCACATCATCGACAGCGAAGGCAACCGCGTCGGCCTGCACGCCATGGCCTGA